In Scyliorhinus canicula chromosome 3, sScyCan1.1, whole genome shotgun sequence, the DNA window TTTACCGTACCCTACACTTCTTCATATGAACCCAGCCAACGAGTAGCAGCAGGATATTTGATTTTACAAGGTTATATTAggattgaaacaaaaacagaaaatactggacgatcccagcaggcctgacagcatctgttcaGAGAGAAGggaattaatgttttgagtctggatgactctttgtcaaagcattttAGAGCTGAGTTTGACACACACTTTCCTGCAATGATTTGGACCAGGAATTCTGCCTAACCTTTTCTCCTCTTCCCCAGGGGCACTTCAATAACATTCTACCTCTTGAACCCAGCAGATATTATCTAAATTAATAAAGAGTAAGGAACCTAGCTAATCTATCTGACACCAGATGGGACATTCAGGCACCATGTTGTGGAAGAGGGTTTATCACATTATTTGTACCTATGGAGAGGGGCAGGAAATGTGATTCAGTAAATGATGGGTTACTGAGACATTGAGATCAGATTCAGTGGCTAGTTGTACTAATTCGCTAGTTGTGCACGAGCCCCTCAGACCAAGCCTAAATTGTGAATTGTTATCTTCCTCTGTTCCAGGAAGAAGCTGAGAAACTCCAGCAGCAAGTGCAAGAAGATTTTGCCACTTTGCGGAGCTTCCTAGATTCTGAGGAGAAGGTTTTGATGGTGTGGATAGACACTGAGAAACAGCACGCCCTGCAGGAGTTGGAAAGGCTAAAAGCAGAATGCTTGCAGAGGACTAAGCACTTGAGTTTGCTGGTGGGCCCCCTCAAGGCAGTGCTGCAGACCACCGACCTGAGTGACGTATTGAAGGTAACCCATTATGAGCCCAAGGGCGGATGCCTGTTTATTTTTCctgccctttttttaaaaaatccattcactacaagaaatgaaacaaaatgctTTTGATTTTTCTGCATCTATTAATTTAGCAGCAGACATTGCATCTGTAATGTGCTGTCCCTGGGAATGGGAGAGGCCAGGGAAGGAGAGGAAGAGCCCAGCTAGGTATATCCTCTGATATCAGAATTTGGCTTGAACATAACCTTATTTCCCATTCAAGAGGTGAAGTTCAACATCTGGCACCCTGTACTGGCAGAGAAAGGATGCCTTTGCCGCCCCTGAATTTGAGCCCAAATCTCGGATGTTGTGCGAACAATATCCTATCCAGGATGTGTAGCATTCTGATTTGGACATTTACAACCATCGCTGGGTTAATAATTTCCCATCAATGCCATTGTGGGAGCACCTTCACCACAAGGAAGTCTGAATTTTAAGGCGGAGGACACCATCTTGTCACAGGAAGAAATGCAACTGAGCCACAATTGCCCCCAAACctttattaataaaaaaaaatgagaACAAGATTTGACTCTTCCACCTCATCAGAGGGATGAGATTTTCATTCTGTATTGGCAGTCACTGATGCTGAGAGCTTTCAACCTTTGTGTTCTGTATCAGTCAGTTGCTTCTCCTGGGTGGTTGCCGGGGAAATGGTGCAGTCACCTGGGCTTTTTCACAATTCCACTCTCAGTTctctcaatttattttcttcTTGTTTCAGGTGCTGAACATTTCCTCTGATGGGTGAGATTAAAGCGTAATCGCtgcattttgtttcatttcagtTTATGCCTTTATCTTTTCACCTGCCtttctttctgtttttatctGTCATGTACCACTCTGCCTCCCCCCTCACTTATTTTCCGACTCTCTCTGTCTATTTCGGTGTCCTTGCTCACTTACACAGTCGCTTTATCTGTCCTTCTAACTCTTTTTGCCTCAGTTTCTCCGTGCATCTCAGGGAAGCTGTTCCCATGTTTTCTGCAACATTAATCAGCTAATTGTTTCATTACAGTCCTTGTGAAACAGTGAATGAGCCCATTGTGCGTTTTGAGGCTGAGAAATTTTGTGGTCCACTGCAATACAAAGTTTGGAAGAGGATGTTTCAAATAATTCTGACAGgtaattaaatatattttttaagtatTTGTATTCCAAATGTTCAACTTTTTACATTTTACAACAATGAACCCACCCAACACATtaaacacgcccccccccccccccccccccccccccccccccttcatccaaATCTCCCCCGGCCgctagggcaaatttcaccttctccagggctaaGAACCTGGACAGGTTCCCCCGCCACGCTGAAGCATAGGGGGGAACAGCTGACCTCCacaccaacaggacccgcctgtgagcaatcagtgaggcaaagacTAAAATATCTGCCTCCGTGCCTGTctggaactccagcaggtccaataccccgaatatggcttccagaGGACCAGGTTCCTCGTCTACATGCTGGAAACCacactccaaaacctttccaacttcggtcatgaccagaacatatgcacctGATTTGCAGGACCTCTCCCACACCTCTCACagatatcctccaccccctcaagcaGCCGGCTCATCTTGACTTTgtcaggtgcgccctgtacaccacctttagctgtatcaaccccagccttgcGCACTAagtcgaggcattcaccctccgaagcacctcacaccacagtccctcttccaGTGCCGCCCACCATGGATACCTTACTGTCCTCCAAAATCTTCCCAGAAATCGCGAAGAAGACACCCCCCACCACTGCTGACACCTCCAACAATGAAAAGGCAGGTGCTATCAGGAAGGTCAGGAAAACCTCCCTGAGAACGGCACCTGCATGTACTGGAAATGCCTCCCGTGCATTCCAAACTTCTCATTCAGCTCTCCAAGCTTACAAACCGCCCTCCCAGCAACAGATCCTTCATCCACCTGATCCTCCTATCCCCGgtcctcgcatccatcctcctcGGCTCAAATCCGTGATTTGCCCCGATCGGCATCCCCCCGACCCAGCTCCCAACCTAAAATGTTGCCGatcctgcctccaaatcttcagcgtgtccaccaccaccagactcaccAAATTCTTCCCTGGAGCCATCAGGAGTGGCATCCACATCAGCGCCCGACCCTCTACATGAACCCGCCTCCATCTTTATCCACAAAGCCCCTGCCTCCCTATTCTAtccctgaaccttctctgcattcgctGCCCAACAATAGTACATCAGATTTGGGAAGCCTACCCCCCATATGACTGCTGTCCCCTCTGAAGCGCCATCTTCCCTGTCCATACAAATGAAGAGATCAGCTTGTACATCCCCTTGAAAAATGCGTGAGGCTAAAAGACCGGCAAgcacttgatgtaccatcaattggactcgtaacacgatgaagatccaaactgtggctttaatctgctagttgttagcccggtggtcgactacagagaaaggccgaccgccgggaactttgggtacttataccccgcctcggaggcggggtctacttgcctctcgaccaattggtgagcagtcacatgactagtcccggccaatcggacgagaggcacatgaccagccagacccaatgggaaacccatgctctgcaccaatggcagtgctcacattcataccaccacagcactgaaacaaaaacaaaaatcgccctagaatgttcatcttcactgccTGTACCTGGCCCGCCAACGACAGAGGAAGATTATCCAAGCTCGACAAAtcagcctccaccctccccaccaagctagagAAATTCAACTTCCGAAGACCTGCATTGTTCCGGGCCCCTGCATCCCCGGATACCTGAAGTGAGATGTTGCCACACGGAATGgtaaccaccccccaccctggcTTCCGCCCCTGGAGAGGAAACCACAAAATACTAACTTTTCCCCAAATTCAACTTGTACCCTGAAAATGCCCCAAATCTTTGCAGCGAACCCATTATATACCCCACCGAGGAGCCCAACTCCAAAATATATGACAACAAATTGTCCACGTTGAATGATACCCTATGTTCCACcgacccgcaaccccccccccccccccccccccccccccccgactatccccttccacaactcCAAGCCTCTCATCACAAGGGCCCAATCTACAACAAAAACAGAAGGGACACATGTGGCACCCCTGCTTCGTTTCCCCAGTGCAATGAAAAATTAAATAATGTTTGGGCAGCGCAGTGACAcggtaattagcactgctgcctcacaacaccaagggcccaggttcgaccctagccccgggccactgtctgtgtagggtttgcacattctccccatctgtgtgggtctcactcgcatcacccaaagatgtgcagagtaggtggaatggccacactaaattgccccttaattggaaaaagacactaaattgggcactttaaatattttttaaaaaaaatttctccCACTTTCATCTCAGATTCTAATAGGACGAATGTGAAGGCAGCCTTTGACCAGATTCCCATTTGTTTTTTCTGTCTGATGTTTGCTGACCGATTTCTGTTGTGCTTTTATTTTCCATTCAGTGCCTGAAACTTACACCTTTGACCATTCAACTGCtcaccctcaccttgaaatctcaACAAACCGACGGTCAGTGATTCCTCGCCATGAAGCTTTGCCAGTTGATTACACAGATGGCCGATTTGACGGCTGCCTTTGTGTTCTTGGCGCTGAGGCAATTTCGATGGGGAAACACTACTGGGAAGTGACCGTCAACAAGAAGTCCAAATGGGACCTTGGAGTTGCTTACAGCTCTGTAACCCGGCATGGGAATATTATCTACCGGCCTAGCAGAGGCTTCTGGTGTTTGACATTGCGTGATGGCTATCGTTATGAGGTCTGTGATGAGCATGACATCCAACTGGAAGTCCAGCACAAACCACACCGTATTGGTATCTATGTGGATTATGAGGGTGGGTTGGTGTCATTCTTCAATGCTGAGATGATGCAAATACTCCACGTCTTTCGAACTCGTTTCACAGATCAGCTTCTGCCTCTGTACAGCCCATGTTCAATGGAGGAGGCGGTCCCGGGTGACCAGCGGCTCACCATTTTCAAATTAAATGTGTGATATCAATGAGGCGCGTATTCCCTGTTTTGTGCTGTCAGGCTTGATCTCTAAAGAGAGTCTCACTACTCATTGTTCATGGATATTGGTCCCAAATAAAGGTTTGTTTTAATTTTGCATATCTCTGTTCCTTCTCCCCTGTGTTGATGCTCGTATTAGTGTGTGATCAGGAAGGTTTTGCTTCCCCCACAGTCCCAGCTGACTGTACAGTGACACATTGGTTAGCAGTGCTACCTCAtcgtgccaggaacctgggttcagttccaactttcggtgactctgtgtggagtttgcaccttctgtctatgtttgcgtgtgtttcctcccatagtctaaagatgtgcagattaggtggattgtccatgatcaatgcacggggttatgggcatagggtggggagtggggatagGTAGAGtggtcagtgcagaatcgatgggctaaatggtctcctgcacttagggattctatgaaatgtcatTCTTTACATTCTGAATGCTTCATCTCGGCAGTCCATTCTTCATGTGAGCCAATCTGGTAATTGATCACTGGGTATTTAACAATGGAAGTAATAACTCTCAAGCTGAGTCTTATCCTCATATGCTCACTTTTCTGTTGGTACCCCTGGTTAGTGATCAGGAGCAAATCACTGCCATTAACCCAGGAGCACTGCAGATGGTATTCATGATACAGTCTCATGGGGATTAGTTAACTTAACACAAATTGGGTATGGAACCTAGATCATTCCTTTCCTGGGACACTTAAGATCACAGCAGGCAGGGAAGTTACCAACAAAGAGTGGGGACCCAGAGCACGACTTCAGAGAACAGATGTCACAACGGTACATTGGCTTAAGCATCTGATGGAAAGAAGGGCGGACACAGTAATAACTAGTTGAATGATGTCCAGAGCGTGAGACAGAGTGGTGTGGTTGACTGTCTTGTTGCGCAAATGGACTTGGTGGTGGAAAGCTGAAATTAAAATGCAACTTCCCCTTCCCTATGCCATAGTTTGAGGAACCGGTTCATGAAAGGCAAACAACGTGGACTTGAATTTAACCAGCAGTGGTGAACAATGTGCCCAAACATGAACATGGGACTTTGAGATTAGACAGAGACTCACTTCCTCAACAATTGCACTTCtcgcgcactcacacacacacacacacccaaccaccACCACACAGCCACGTGAACAAAACTCACAGAGTTAAATTCCATTGCTGGGATCAGCTAATTCAGCAAAAACAGACTGTTTATTAACCAACTGTAACTAGTTAACCAGACTCTTAACAATAATTCGCAAAACGCAATTAAAGGCACAATTTATTAATGCAACTATGGTTTAGTTAATAACAAGAAGCGGAAGTCACACAATGAGCACACAATTCAGTGAGGCAGCTCTGCTGGGGAAATAGGTGGTTCTGCAATTGGAGGGGTCAGTAACTGGTAGGAGACGGTGGGATTGTTTCTTGGAGGGCTGGTAACTTTGGTGTCTGTTGACACAACAAACCCTGAAAACATTTGATGGGCGGTATGTATTCCTGTAATTGTTAAAACTGGTTTCAGCCACATCCGGAGGGAAAATTATTCAGGGAGACCTGGTTAACCagattaatctggtgttgtaagacttcttactatattcaGCAAGAATAATACCTATGCAGTGGTTCGCTGAGGTAAAATGTACAAATGTGTACAGTGGCTGCCGACAGATTTGGCGTAAACTATGACAGCACTCCTTAGTCATTGTTAGATTAACTTGGTGAACACCTGTGGGACCAAGCACCAGCAGAGACCAGCAATTTCAGGAAAGGAGAGAAGGAAATTTGCAAAGGTCTAATCTAAAAGAATGGATCAAGATAccactttttaaaattccataTGTCAAAACAGCTGGTCATGCAATCATATTTATGAATGGAAGTTTACAGTCACTATAAAAAAATCACCCACATTAATTGGAAGTGCTCCATCACATGGCCACGGTGAACACTATCAGATCCTGTCCGGTGTATGTGCATTTGGGTGTGGTAttggtggagggaaggggttGGGGGACAGGGTTAGTTTACTGACAGTGTCtacagatttttctttgttttgtcttgCTGATGggcttggtggccatcttgggtggaatTGGTGCCTGTGCTCTCTGTAGTTGTTGGTTGAACCCTCCTGGTGGAAATAGCTGACTCTGGATCGAGGGGGAGTGTGGTTGGGAGGCTCCCAAtttggttggtcacctggaatgtaaggaccCAATGAAAAGGTCAAGGGCATTTTCTCGCCTTAAAAGTTTgaatgctgggcagcacggtggtgcagtggttagcattgctgtctcacggtgccgaggtcccaggttcgatcctggctctgggtcactgtctgtgtggagtttgcacattctccctgtgtttgcgtgggtttcacccccacaacccagagatgtgcagggtaggtgaattggccacactaaattgccccttaattggaaaaaaagaattgcgtactccaaatttattttttaaaagtttgaatgctgatgtggtgtttttgcaggaTGTTCAAAAGGGACCAGACAATGTTGCAGAAGAGGTGGgtgttgtggtattatcatacatgaaggtaatgcaagggttaatgaaattatacagacagccactagagtCCCATAACTATGTAAGGGATGACGCTGAGCCTTGGGGTGAGAAGGTGGAGAGATGATAGAAAGATAATAGTTCAATCTGGTTGTGAGTTAGATGTAGAGAAGAATAGTTTCTGTGTTATGAATCAACTATTTGTTTCTTCGGGATGAGTGTTGAACCCAGTTAAGTTAAGTAGTGTTAGTGAAATAGTTTTGTTTGTCAACAAGACTCGTTCTTTGGATCTACACTTCGGGTCAAACCATAAGGGTGAAGCAAAACagagaacaacacatggtaccaggtatgtTGCCTAAAAACTAGAATACAGGTAGATTAGAAAGAATAGCATAAACGGACGAGAAGATTGAAAGAAGCAATCAATCCTCTACACCTGAAGAAAATCCGAGCAGAAAGACCTATTGAGAGATGGAGAGTCAACGGAGACCGGATCATCTCCGCACAGATGGTAAATTATGTAAAAACTGGGTGTtcttcaaacagcagtttgaatTTTTTCTTAATGCTGCCATGCTTGAAAATGTCTCAGAACAAAGGAAATTCACACTGCTCTTAAATTTGGCTGGACCTCTGGCTGCAAAGCTGTATCACTTATTCTATtttgagaatgaggatgagagtgGGTCAAGTATTTCACTTGGGTTTTGACGTTAAggcccgtggagggggggggatttttcATCAATGAAAGGGTCAATATTCAGCCTCTAAGACCTTGGCGGATCCTAATGGCAGACATGTGATTGTTAGTGGGTCCAGGGCAAGCACCTCGGTCATCTTAGTTAATGTCTAGCTGCCAAATTTGGACGATATTTTTTTAACAGGTTGCTAGTCTCCATTCTGAATTGAATTTGCATCAGCTAATCTTGTGGGGTGGCTTAAACTGTTCCAGATCCGAGGTTGACACACTCCAGGCCCAAATTTCTGACCCCATCAGGTGTGACAAAAACATTGTTGgttttcatggagcagatggggggggaggggggagcagatggggggggggggggggggggggggggggttagcagaTCCATGGTGTTTTTTGCACAGGGGGAATaaagatttttctttcttttccccatGCCCATCAGGTTTACTCACGTATTGACATTTTGTGATGGGTGAAGA includes these proteins:
- the LOC119962700 gene encoding E3 ubiquitin-protein ligase TRIM62-like, coding for MEEEDVPLRGMEEGDGGGARGEVGRCAEHGKKLAYFCRPDKQRVCSKCAIVGPHRGHTVVPVEEALSELKELLSAHLIELEAESSEQTSRFEDIERNMTAAQEEAEKLQQQVQEDFATLRSFLDSEEKVLMVWIDTEKQHALQELERLKAECLQRTKHLSLLVGPLKAVLQTTDLSDVLKVLNISSDGPCETVNEPIVRFEAEKFCGPLQYKVWKRMFQIILTVPETYTFDHSTAHPHLEISTNRRSVIPRHEALPVDYTDGRFDGCLCVLGAEAISMGKHYWEVTVNKKSKWDLGVAYSSVTRHGNIIYRPSRGFWCLTLRDGYRYEVCDEHDIQLEVQHKPHRIGIYVDYEGGLVSFFNAEMMQILHVFRTRFTDQLLPLYSPCSMEEAVPGDQRLTIFKLNV